Proteins encoded by one window of Collimonas fungivorans:
- a CDS encoding efflux RND transporter periplasmic adaptor subunit codes for MKSSSIIKTLLQVAITLIVVLIAFLLVRALWDRYMNTPWTRDGRVRADVISVAADVSGIVVAVPVADNSYVHKGDLLMKIDPARYALALAQAEATVAERRIGLSTKQRDAARRAKLDGDVISNENRENSSADASAAQAQYQAALAARDSARLNLDRTEIRATVDGWITNLNVHAGDFAQAGTPKLAVIDANSFWVYGYFEENKLPLMKVGDAVDMRLLGSEQLISGHIDSISRGITDRDNALGSYGLANVNPSFNWVRLAQRVPVRIHIDKVPDGITLAAGMTCTVIVKPGERPAAKPQK; via the coding sequence ATGAAATCCTCAAGCATTATAAAAACCCTGCTGCAAGTGGCGATTACGCTGATTGTGGTCCTGATTGCCTTCCTGCTGGTGCGCGCGCTGTGGGACCGCTACATGAATACGCCCTGGACCCGCGACGGCCGGGTGCGCGCCGACGTCATCAGCGTCGCCGCCGATGTCTCGGGCATCGTGGTGGCGGTGCCGGTGGCCGACAACAGTTATGTGCACAAAGGCGACCTGCTGATGAAGATCGACCCGGCGCGCTATGCACTGGCGCTGGCGCAAGCCGAAGCGACCGTGGCCGAACGGCGCATCGGGCTGAGCACCAAGCAGCGCGATGCGGCGCGCCGCGCGAAACTGGACGGCGACGTGATTTCCAATGAAAACCGGGAAAATTCCAGCGCCGACGCCTCCGCCGCCCAGGCCCAGTACCAGGCCGCCCTGGCAGCGCGCGACAGCGCCCGGCTGAACCTGGACCGCACCGAAATCCGGGCGACCGTAGATGGCTGGATCACCAACCTCAACGTCCATGCCGGCGATTTCGCCCAGGCCGGCACGCCCAAGCTGGCGGTGATCGACGCCAATTCGTTCTGGGTGTACGGGTATTTCGAAGAGAACAAACTACCCTTGATGAAGGTCGGCGATGCCGTCGACATGCGCCTGCTCGGCAGCGAACAGCTCATCAGCGGCCATATCGACAGCATTTCGCGCGGCATCACCGATCGCGACAATGCGCTGGGCAGCTACGGCCTGGCGAACGTGAATCCCAGCTTCAACTGGGTCCGGCTGGCGCAGCGCGTGCCGGTGCGCATCCATATCGACAAGGTGCCGGACGGCATCACGCTGGCGGCCGGCATGACTTGCACAGTGATCGTCAAACCCGGCGAGCGGCCGGCGGCAAAGCCGCAAAAATGA
- a CDS encoding DUF1656 domain-containing protein: protein MPREIALLDALIPTLLLVFIGCLFLQMAIDWIFTRLGLFRYVWHPSLFRIALFFCIFGGAGLLLHAA, encoded by the coding sequence ATGCCGCGCGAAATCGCACTACTCGATGCGCTCATCCCGACCTTGCTGCTGGTGTTCATCGGCTGCCTGTTCCTGCAGATGGCGATTGACTGGATCTTCACCCGCCTCGGCCTGTTCCGTTATGTCTGGCATCCCAGCCTGTTCCGGATCGCCCTGTTCTTTTGTATTTTCGGCGGCGCCGGGCTGTTGTTGCACGCCGCCTGA
- a CDS encoding efflux transporter outer membrane subunit, which yields MRSYPILQRPPSAKLLLAASLALQVLLLSACADFSGIDKQSRLTDGNSLSGGAALANLSQTAWPTGAWWQNYRDPQLDTLVQQAVAGSPSLKIAQARIRQASSLAGVARAATLPKVGAEAASTRGLYSSEYIFPPPLGGSWNWDNEITVKASYDLDLWDKDRSALESALDTVHVSAAEARSAQLNLEVAVVRGYLQLATQYALRDIAVTTLAQQTLIASFAQRRLAAGLGTRLEVSQAETALPDARANIEKIDENIALLRNQIAALSGQGPGSGEAIRRPQLAARLVGADNGAPLAIGLPDNVPAHLIGRRPDVIAQRWRVEAMDKNIDVAKAAFYPDINISAFVGLQALGFTNFLSASSAVRGAGPAISLPIFEGGRLRANLGAQTAALDGAIESYNNTLVQALQSVADQIIKLKSQQQQRAQSEQALALSKQSYDLAMRGYQAGLTANINVIQTQLVLLQQQIRVAQIRASYLDSWAQLMQALGGGLGGDLPQPADAVAAEK from the coding sequence ATGCGGTCATATCCTATCCTCCAGCGTCCTCCCTCGGCCAAGCTGCTGCTTGCCGCTTCCCTGGCGCTGCAGGTGCTGCTGTTAAGCGCCTGCGCCGATTTTTCCGGCATCGACAAGCAATCCAGATTGACCGATGGCAACTCGCTTTCCGGCGGCGCCGCACTGGCCAACCTCAGCCAGACCGCATGGCCGACCGGCGCCTGGTGGCAAAATTATCGCGATCCGCAGCTCGATACCCTGGTGCAGCAAGCCGTGGCCGGCAGCCCCAGCCTGAAGATCGCCCAGGCGCGCATCCGCCAGGCGTCGTCGCTGGCCGGCGTGGCGCGCGCCGCTACCTTGCCCAAGGTCGGCGCCGAAGCGGCCAGCACGCGCGGCTTGTATTCCTCCGAATACATATTCCCGCCGCCGCTGGGCGGCAGCTGGAACTGGGACAATGAAATCACCGTCAAGGCCAGCTACGATCTCGACCTGTGGGACAAGGACCGCAGCGCGCTGGAATCGGCGCTCGATACCGTCCACGTCAGCGCCGCAGAAGCCCGCAGCGCCCAGCTGAACCTGGAAGTGGCGGTAGTGCGCGGCTACCTGCAGCTGGCGACGCAATACGCGCTACGCGATATCGCCGTCACCACGCTGGCGCAGCAAACCTTGATCGCCAGCTTCGCCCAGCGCCGGCTGGCGGCGGGCCTCGGCACCCGGCTGGAAGTCAGCCAGGCCGAAACCGCCCTGCCGGATGCGCGCGCCAACATCGAGAAAATCGATGAAAACATCGCCCTGCTGCGCAACCAGATTGCAGCCTTGAGCGGCCAAGGCCCCGGCAGCGGCGAGGCGATCCGGCGGCCGCAGCTGGCGGCCCGCCTGGTCGGCGCCGACAACGGCGCGCCGCTGGCCATAGGCTTGCCCGACAATGTGCCGGCGCACCTGATCGGCCGTCGTCCGGATGTGATCGCGCAACGCTGGCGGGTGGAGGCGATGGACAAGAATATCGATGTCGCCAAGGCCGCGTTTTATCCAGACATCAATATCTCCGCCTTCGTCGGCCTGCAGGCCCTCGGTTTCACCAATTTCCTCAGCGCGTCGTCCGCGGTGCGCGGCGCCGGACCGGCAATTTCGCTGCCGATTTTTGAAGGCGGCCGCCTGCGCGCCAACCTCGGCGCCCAGACCGCCGCCCTCGACGGCGCCATTGAAAGCTACAACAACACGCTGGTGCAGGCACTGCAGAGCGTGGCCGACCAGATCATCAAGCTGAAATCGCAGCAACAGCAGCGCGCGCAGTCGGAGCAGGCGCTGGCGCTGTCGAAACAATCCTACGACCTGGCCATGCGCGGCTACCAGGCCGGCCTGACCGCCAATATCAATGTGATCCAGACCCAGCTGGTCCTGCTGCAGCAGCAGATACGGGTAGCGCAAATCCGCGCCAGCTACCTGGACAGCTGGGCGCAGCTGATGCAGGCGCTGGGCGGCGGCCTCGGCGGCGATTTGCCGCAGCCGGCCGATGCGGTCGCGGCAGAAAAATAA
- a CDS encoding NAD-dependent epimerase/dehydratase family protein, with protein sequence MQVFITGAGGFIGGSVAARLMQDGFSVRGLVRTQEQAERLAASGMAPVLGTLDDGETLRREAGLADAVINAASSDHLFAVQTLLDALAGSGKAFIHTSGSSVIGDDARGEWASQQVFSEDTPYTPAPEKAARAELDKLIRDAAGRDVRSVILCNSMIYGSGRGLHADSVQIPPLVAQARRSGIARYVGKGRNIWSNAHIDDVAELYLLALRDAAAGSLYFVENGQASYAEIVTAIAERLGLGPAQSWPVQDAIDEWGFGHAVYSFGSNSRVSSARARKELGWQPRHRSVLDWIRNEMQVD encoded by the coding sequence ATGCAGGTATTCATTACAGGAGCCGGAGGTTTTATCGGCGGCTCCGTCGCCGCCCGCCTGATGCAGGACGGATTTAGCGTGCGTGGCCTGGTGCGCACCCAGGAACAGGCCGAACGGCTGGCCGCGAGCGGCATGGCGCCGGTGCTTGGCACCCTGGACGACGGCGAGACATTGCGGCGCGAGGCCGGGCTGGCGGATGCAGTGATCAACGCCGCCAGTTCGGATCATCTGTTTGCGGTGCAAACCCTGCTGGATGCGCTGGCCGGTTCCGGCAAGGCGTTCATCCATACCAGCGGCTCCAGCGTGATTGGCGACGACGCGCGCGGCGAATGGGCGTCGCAGCAGGTGTTCAGCGAAGATACGCCGTATACGCCGGCGCCGGAAAAAGCCGCCCGCGCTGAACTGGACAAGCTGATACGCGATGCCGCCGGGCGCGATGTGCGTTCGGTCATCCTGTGCAACAGCATGATCTACGGCAGCGGGCGCGGCCTGCACGCCGACAGCGTGCAGATTCCGCCGCTGGTAGCGCAGGCGCGCCGCAGCGGCATCGCCCGTTATGTAGGCAAAGGCCGCAACATCTGGTCCAACGCGCATATCGACGACGTCGCGGAACTGTATCTGCTGGCGCTCAGGGATGCCGCTGCCGGTTCCTTGTATTTCGTCGAGAACGGCCAGGCTTCGTATGCCGAGATCGTGACGGCGATTGCCGAGCGGCTGGGACTGGGCCCGGCGCAGTCATGGCCGGTGCAGGATGCGATCGATGAATGGGGATTTGGCCATGCAGTCTATTCTTTCGGTTCGAATAGCCGGGTCAGCTCGGCGCGGGCGCGCAAGGAACTGGGATGGCAGCCCCGGCACCGTTCGGTGCTGGACTGGATCAGGAACGAGATGCAGGTGGATTAA
- a CDS encoding FUSC family protein, which yields MTIVSEITGTPASSRESWPDHLKQAAVSWLEGHGQDLLYVSKILLATLLALGLSLLFDLSKPGTAMVTVIIVLQPRSGLVLAKGFYRFIGTAVGVIMSIILAASFSQQPVLFLAAGACWLAFCTAGSTIFRNFQSYAFVLAGYTLVIVGLPAALQPDQAFDIAMTRLSEVMLGLLCAGVVSDVLFPKRLSDVLLLTVRKRFADFKTFIALNDVAPSSRPARERMVLRFIGEVITLEALRTSSVFESATGHLQSLQLRQLNNAFMTASTTFHSLDQLFGRLQASGKLSTLNALLMEYKAIVRALSSQDRTLLMQVRRALPQRLLALRRGLAAANGSASDSSHILDFDSATELLARFADELQVYARIHAVVIQTEMHMPDDVQLPAHYVARTDPTLVVTSALRAAIGFGISSLFWIESGWVSGTDAVVMATVVSALFAAAPSPIKIVRQFMIGGALGGFFGFLSAYYLQSQAENFTMLCIALAPFILIGAWLTTTKKYSGVGTGILLFFFSYASIGSNYQFDMPALLNGMAGGLIGVGVASVLYQIIDPSDSRWIKRRLARALRRQVEEACSRPLPGLLGRFESGTRDLLSRFAITHSLDNPDDRDIMTWLLSVLEIGRAVIQLRLEMLAVADRQAHDKIEQCVRSIAYLFARPSQVRLRAALDAVLAAIAVCTASNTLPAVLANLHLMRGAMLERVTVLTPAETSTNTSET from the coding sequence ATGACCATCGTGAGCGAAATAACAGGCACCCCCGCAAGCAGCCGAGAAAGCTGGCCGGACCATCTGAAACAAGCTGCCGTCAGCTGGCTGGAAGGCCATGGCCAGGACCTGCTGTATGTCAGCAAGATCCTGCTGGCGACCCTGCTGGCGCTGGGCCTGTCGCTGCTGTTCGACCTGTCCAAGCCGGGTACCGCGATGGTCACCGTGATCATCGTGCTGCAGCCGCGCAGCGGCCTGGTGCTGGCCAAGGGATTTTACCGTTTCATCGGCACAGCGGTCGGCGTCATCATGTCGATCATCCTGGCCGCCTCGTTTTCGCAGCAGCCAGTGCTGTTCCTGGCGGCCGGCGCCTGCTGGCTGGCTTTCTGCACCGCCGGCTCGACCATCTTCCGCAACTTCCAGTCGTATGCCTTCGTGCTGGCCGGCTACACCCTGGTGATCGTCGGCCTGCCGGCAGCGCTGCAGCCGGACCAGGCTTTCGACATCGCCATGACGCGCCTGAGCGAAGTGATGCTGGGCCTGCTGTGCGCCGGGGTGGTCAGCGATGTGTTGTTTCCCAAGCGCCTGTCCGACGTCCTGCTGCTGACGGTGCGCAAGCGCTTCGCCGATTTCAAGACCTTCATTGCCCTGAATGACGTAGCCCCCAGTTCCCGGCCGGCACGGGAGCGCATGGTGCTGCGCTTTATCGGCGAAGTCATTACGCTGGAAGCGCTGCGCACCTCATCGGTGTTCGAAAGCGCAACCGGCCACCTGCAAAGCTTGCAGCTGCGCCAGCTGAACAACGCCTTCATGACCGCATCCACCACATTCCATTCGCTCGACCAGCTGTTCGGCCGCCTGCAAGCCAGCGGCAAACTGAGCACGCTCAACGCCTTGCTGATGGAATATAAGGCCATCGTCCGCGCCCTCTCCAGCCAGGACCGCACGTTGCTGATGCAAGTGCGCCGCGCACTGCCGCAGCGCCTGCTTGCCCTGCGCCGCGGCCTGGCGGCGGCCAACGGCAGCGCCAGCGATAGCAGCCATATACTCGATTTCGACTCTGCCACCGAACTGCTGGCCAGGTTCGCCGATGAGCTGCAAGTCTATGCAAGAATCCATGCCGTGGTGATCCAGACTGAAATGCACATGCCCGACGATGTCCAGCTGCCTGCGCACTACGTTGCACGCACCGACCCGACGCTGGTAGTGACCTCGGCGTTGCGGGCGGCGATCGGCTTCGGCATATCGTCGCTGTTCTGGATCGAATCAGGCTGGGTGTCCGGCACCGATGCGGTGGTCATGGCGACTGTCGTCAGCGCCCTGTTTGCCGCCGCGCCCTCTCCCATCAAGATCGTGCGGCAATTCATGATCGGCGGCGCGCTGGGCGGATTTTTCGGTTTCCTGTCGGCCTATTACCTGCAATCGCAAGCCGAAAACTTCACCATGCTGTGCATCGCGCTGGCGCCGTTCATCCTGATCGGCGCCTGGCTCACCACCACCAAGAAGTACTCTGGCGTCGGCACCGGCATCCTGCTTTTCTTCTTTTCCTACGCCAGCATCGGCAGCAACTACCAGTTCGACATGCCGGCCCTGCTCAACGGCATGGCCGGCGGCCTGATCGGAGTCGGCGTCGCCTCGGTGCTGTACCAGATCATCGATCCTTCCGACAGCCGCTGGATCAAGCGCCGTCTGGCCCGTGCCCTGCGGCGCCAGGTGGAGGAAGCCTGCAGCCGGCCGCTGCCAGGTCTGCTGGGACGTTTTGAAAGCGGCACCCGCGACTTGCTGTCGCGCTTTGCGATCACCCACTCGCTGGATAATCCGGATGACCGCGACATCATGACCTGGCTGCTGTCGGTGCTGGAAATCGGCCGCGCCGTGATCCAGCTGCGCCTGGAGATGCTGGCGGTCGCGGATCGGCAGGCACATGACAAGATCGAGCAATGCGTACGCAGCATCGCCTATCTGTTTGCCCGTCCCAGCCAGGTCCGCTTGCGCGCCGCGCTGGATGCCGTACTGGCGGCGATCGCCGTGTGCACGGCATCCAACACGCTGCCGGCGGTGCTGGCCAACCTGCACCTGATGCGCGGCGCCATGCTGGAGCGTGTCACCGTGCTGACGCCGGCCGAAACCTCAACCAATACTTCGGAGACTTGA
- a CDS encoding SulP family inorganic anion transporter, translated as MSAATSQHADLNPPPAAKRAYLADLVAGLSIAGLLLPEAVAYSSIANLPPQTGVIALFAGLLCYGLFGSSRFAIVSATSSSAAVLAAATASMANGDTGLRMTLAIGLVMVTGLFFLLAGLARLGGITDFIAKPVLRGFAFGLALVIILKQFAGVVGVHPVHTDMTRFIPELAAQIAHWNWISVAVMAVALVLLYLFARLRRLPGALLVIVIGVAAGQWLHLTQYGVGLVGSIHLQLATPTLPMLSRADWLRLGELGFAMGMILYAESYGAIRSFAIKHGDPVAPNRDLLALGASNLLSGLFHGMPVGAGYSATSANEAAGATSRLSGWVAALVMLAIVLTLLPAIALTPEPVLAAIVIHAVGHTLNPAIFRPYFQWRRDRLVVVASVIAVLLLGVLDGLLASIAISLLMMLRQFSESTISVLGQLGQGHDYVNLRTHPEAQALPGIMILRPNEPLFFANAERILGQARQNILAAATPVHTVILSLEESPDLDSSSLEGLHDFFNFIDSRGLRLLLARLKDPVYDCMKSAAAPGFPLESLSALSVAEAVHLARAGQQPINQIIETRPGE; from the coding sequence ATGAGCGCTGCAACATCACAACATGCCGACCTGAATCCGCCGCCAGCCGCCAAACGCGCGTACCTGGCGGACCTGGTGGCGGGGCTGTCGATCGCCGGCCTGCTGCTGCCGGAGGCGGTAGCCTATTCCAGCATCGCCAACCTGCCGCCGCAAACCGGGGTGATCGCCTTGTTCGCCGGCCTGCTCTGCTACGGCCTGTTTGGCAGCAGCCGCTTTGCGATCGTCTCCGCCACCTCTTCTTCAGCCGCGGTGCTGGCGGCGGCCACGGCATCCATGGCCAACGGCGACACCGGCTTGCGCATGACGCTGGCGATCGGGCTGGTGATGGTGACCGGGCTGTTTTTCCTGCTGGCCGGCCTGGCGCGCCTGGGCGGCATCACCGATTTCATCGCCAAGCCGGTATTGCGCGGTTTTGCCTTCGGCCTGGCGCTGGTCATCATTCTCAAGCAGTTCGCCGGTGTGGTCGGGGTCCATCCAGTACATACCGACATGACCCGCTTCATCCCCGAGCTGGCGGCGCAGATCGCCCATTGGAACTGGATCAGCGTCGCGGTGATGGCGGTCGCGCTGGTTTTGCTGTATCTGTTTGCCCGCTTGCGCCGGTTGCCGGGCGCGCTGCTGGTGATCGTCATCGGCGTTGCCGCCGGCCAGTGGCTGCACCTGACTCAATATGGCGTCGGCCTGGTCGGCAGCATCCACCTGCAGCTGGCGACGCCGACGCTGCCCATGCTGTCGCGCGCCGACTGGCTGCGCCTGGGCGAACTGGGTTTCGCCATGGGCATGATCCTGTATGCCGAATCGTATGGCGCCATCCGCAGCTTCGCCATCAAGCACGGCGACCCGGTGGCGCCCAACCGCGACCTGCTGGCGCTGGGCGCCTCCAACCTGCTGTCCGGCCTGTTCCACGGCATGCCGGTCGGCGCCGGTTATTCAGCCACCTCCGCCAACGAAGCCGCCGGCGCTACCTCGCGCCTGTCGGGCTGGGTAGCGGCGCTGGTGATGCTGGCGATCGTCCTGACCTTGCTGCCGGCGATTGCCCTGACGCCTGAACCGGTGCTGGCGGCCATCGTGATCCACGCCGTCGGCCATACCCTCAACCCGGCCATCTTCCGCCCTTACTTCCAGTGGCGGCGCGATCGCCTGGTGGTGGTCGCTTCCGTGATCGCCGTGCTGTTGCTGGGCGTGCTGGACGGCTTGCTGGCCTCGATCGCGATCAGCTTGCTGATGATGCTGCGCCAATTTTCAGAATCGACCATCTCGGTGCTGGGCCAGCTCGGACAAGGCCATGACTATGTCAACCTGCGCACCCACCCGGAAGCGCAGGCGCTGCCCGGCATCATGATCCTGCGCCCGAACGAGCCGCTGTTTTTTGCCAACGCCGAACGAATCCTGGGCCAGGCGCGCCAGAACATCTTGGCGGCGGCAACGCCGGTGCATACCGTGATCCTCAGCCTGGAAGAGTCGCCGGACCTGGACAGCTCCAGCCTGGAAGGCCTGCACGATTTTTTTAATTTTATCGACAGCCGCGGCTTGCGCCTGTTACTGGCGCGGCTCAAGGATCCTGTGTATGACTGCATGAAAAGCGCCGCCGCCCCCGGCTTTCCACTGGAATCCCTGAGCGCGCTGAGCGTAGCGGAAGCAGTGCACCTGGCGCGGGCCGGCCAGCAACCCATCAACCAAATTATCGAAACCCGACCCGGAGAATGA